The following proteins are encoded in a genomic region of Triticum dicoccoides isolate Atlit2015 ecotype Zavitan chromosome 1B, WEW_v2.0, whole genome shotgun sequence:
- the LOC119303495 gene encoding probable mediator of RNA polymerase II transcription subunit 26a yields MAPPPPSLDYWRGFFSGARASIFDTIDAAICLAAADNPDGLRARRDAIAHRLYTVLNVLPPPEDAVVVAAAPAFPDRASRHDPIVAEVFSVKTALASNQQMSEEELLDLLRRLQQLKFTADAIKVTEIGKAVKHLRNYGSKQIRILVRSLIKGWQAIVSEWVSDEGAIVDRTPQSMEASCIEQEEGGLPSPPMDEAALFATPCTSIQLSEFFDEMDDDGNVRINAKEGEQQYPTNHESVKKQPPMAQQYDPVQNWRLDQSAVRQSRLRESCGWQTGQQCITEAQEKPSNAAFGPGRPHWLHSEPIGSELRPKPPQGIILNQTQRRTKPTMPNRLLGQHDENPVQAMLELAKNAKIEATKRKLEEGYQEFSNAKQERIIQMVDPQDLLKQGNRSLQPNGKARNNSAGNIRNRLGIHH; encoded by the exons atggccccgccgccgccatcgcttGACTACTGGCGCGGCTTCTTCAGCGGCGCCCGCGCCAGCATCTTCGACACCATCGACGCCGCCATCTGCCTCGCGGCCGCCGACAACCCCGACGGCCTCCGCGCGCGCCGGGACGCCATCGCGCACCGCCTCTACACCGTGCTCAACGTCCTCCCGCCGCCAGAGGACGCTGTCGTGGTGGCGGCGGCACCCGCATTCCCCGACCGGGCCAGTCGCCACGACCCCATCGTCGCAGAGGTCTTCAGCGTCAAGACCGCTCTCGCCAGCAACCAACAAATG TCGGAGGAGGAACTGCTCGACCTGCTCCGGAGGCTTCAGCAGTTGAAATTCACGGCGGACGCCATCAAG GTTACTGAGATTGGAAAGGCAGTGAAACACCTACGGAATTACGGCTCAAAGCAGATTCGGATACTCGTGCGATCCCTCATCAA AGGTTGGCAGGCTATAGTCAGTGAGTGGGTCAGCGATGAAGGTGCCATTGTAG ATCGCACGCCGCAATCAATGGAGGCTTCTTGCATTGAACAGGAAGAAGGTGGGCTTCCGTCCCCTCCCATGGATGAAGCTGCTCTTTTCGCTACGCCGTGTACTTCCATACAGTTATCCGAG TTCTTCGATGAAATGGATGATGATGGAA ATGTTAGAATCAATGCCAAGGAGGGTGAACAACAATATCCCAcaaaccatgagtcagtcaagaaaCAGCCTCCTATGGCCCAACAGTATGATCCAGTACAGAATTGGAGGCTTGATCAGTCTGCGGTGAGGCAGTCACGGCTGCGTGAATCTTGCGGCTGGCAAACAGGGCAGCAATGCATCACCGAGGCACAAGAGAAGCCTTCAAATGCAGCATTTGGGCCAGGGAGACCACATTGGTTGCACTCTGAGCCGATAGGTTCTGAACTAAGGCCTAAGCCGCCGCAAGGCATCATACTGAATCAAACTcaaagaagaacaaaaccaacaATGCCTAAT AGACTGTTGGGTCAACATGATGAGAATCCAGTCCAGGCGATGCTAGAGCTTGCAAAGAATGCCAAAATTGAAGCTACAAAACGAAAGCTTGAAGAAGGTTACCAAGAATTTAGCAATG CGAAGCAGGAGCGAATAATACAAATGGTGGATCCGCAAGACCTGCTGAAGCAAGGGAACCGGAGCTTACAACCCAATGGCAAGGCAAGGAACAACAGCGCCGGCAACATCAGGAATCGGCTAGGCATTCATCACTGA